In one Vibrio sp. VB16 genomic region, the following are encoded:
- a CDS encoding PTS transporter subunit EIIC — translation MRDRIQALAGGMMVSIIVLVIAGIFIGVGAGVVNQMTATDSVFFAFFKLMLDLGLMVMRNLPPFFAIGLAFALAKSEKGWAAFTGFTMFMCFNVAIGSIASFHGWTQETTSVTSLMNDFGYEKVAAQNFNSLWGESLGVFAYNMGIFSGIFVGCITAWIHNRFYKFEMPALLSFFSGPRAVVIFCYFAVMPIALFVYYAWPPIAGGLQSVTTLITSSGIFGSFLFGVFDKGLLPFGLHHLIAFPIEYTRVGGIMEIDGVVYEGVRNIMNGQMSSPDATGYITHNFTSGRIPIQMGGLTGAAYAMYVTAKTANRKKVAAIMVPAVFTAAVIGITEPLEYTFLFVQPFLFFAVHVPLNGLAYVITEMMGVSIQGNQLLFMVPNLLQPEKVHAWALLWIVPLYFVVYFYTFKFFILKFDAKTPGREEDDAEIALFSKEDLKKKKEQTSKGLPAEIIKALGGADNIENISNCATRLRVSLYDDSLVADDKKWKQDLNAIGVVRMTNSIQVIYGANVITIASGIKEALGIDS, via the coding sequence ATGAGAGATAGGATTCAAGCACTTGCTGGCGGTATGATGGTATCAATCATCGTACTGGTTATCGCAGGTATATTTATTGGTGTTGGTGCCGGTGTTGTTAATCAAATGACAGCGACCGACTCTGTATTTTTTGCATTCTTTAAACTGATGCTCGATCTTGGTTTGATGGTAATGCGTAACCTACCGCCATTCTTTGCGATTGGTCTTGCGTTCGCGCTGGCAAAATCAGAAAAGGGCTGGGCAGCATTTACCGGTTTCACCATGTTCATGTGTTTTAACGTAGCGATTGGTTCTATTGCTTCTTTCCACGGTTGGACACAAGAAACCACAAGCGTTACGTCATTAATGAATGATTTTGGCTATGAAAAGGTGGCGGCGCAAAACTTCAATTCATTATGGGGCGAGTCTCTAGGTGTTTTTGCGTACAACATGGGTATCTTTAGCGGTATCTTTGTTGGTTGTATTACGGCCTGGATCCACAACCGTTTCTACAAATTTGAAATGCCAGCACTACTGAGCTTCTTCTCTGGCCCGCGTGCTGTTGTTATCTTCTGTTACTTTGCTGTTATGCCTATTGCATTGTTTGTGTACTACGCATGGCCGCCAATCGCTGGTGGATTACAATCTGTCACTACCCTCATAACTAGCTCTGGTATTTTTGGTTCATTCCTATTTGGCGTGTTCGATAAAGGCTTGCTGCCATTTGGTTTACACCACCTAATTGCCTTCCCAATTGAGTACACTCGTGTTGGTGGCATTATGGAGATTGATGGTGTGGTTTATGAAGGTGTTCGTAACATTATGAACGGCCAAATGAGTTCACCGGATGCAACGGGTTATATTACTCACAACTTCACCAGTGGTCGTATTCCTATCCAAATGGGTGGTCTAACGGGTGCGGCTTATGCAATGTATGTGACGGCTAAAACAGCCAATCGTAAGAAAGTGGCTGCCATCATGGTGCCTGCTGTGTTCACCGCTGCCGTTATCGGTATCACTGAACCGCTTGAGTATACGTTCTTGTTTGTTCAACCATTCTTGTTCTTTGCTGTACACGTTCCATTGAACGGACTTGCGTATGTCATTACCGAGATGATGGGCGTATCCATTCAGGGTAACCAGTTGTTATTCATGGTTCCAAACCTACTGCAGCCTGAGAAAGTGCATGCGTGGGCATTGCTATGGATTGTTCCGCTCTACTTTGTTGTGTACTTCTATACATTCAAGTTCTTTATCCTGAAGTTTGATGCTAAAACACCAGGCCGAGAAGAAGATGATGCCGAAATTGCATTATTCTCCAAGGAAGACTTGAAGAAGAAGAAAGAACAGACATCGAAGGGGCTACCGGCTGAAATTATTAAAGCGCTTGGTGGTGCAGATAACATCGAAAACATCTCGAACTGTGCAACTCGTTTGCGTGTGTCCTTGTATGACGATTCGTTAGTGGCCGATGACAAAAAGTGGAAACAAGATTTGAATGCCATTGGTGTTGTGCGGATGACGAATAGTATCCAAGTAATATACGGTGCAAATGTCATTACCATCGCCTCTGGAATCAAAGAAGCATTAGGCATTGATTCTTAA
- a CDS encoding DUF805 domain-containing protein, translating into MNWYLSVLKNYAVFEGRARRKEYWMFFLVNILISIAFQVVDGVLGTVFLGLIYSLAVFVPSLAVGVRRLHDVDKSGWWLLLVLIPVVGVLVLIYFAATEGTQGSNQYGSSPK; encoded by the coding sequence ATGAACTGGTATCTGTCGGTCTTAAAAAATTATGCCGTTTTTGAGGGAAGAGCGAGACGCAAAGAATATTGGATGTTCTTTCTAGTCAATATACTCATTAGCATCGCATTTCAGGTGGTAGATGGCGTACTAGGTACGGTATTCCTAGGGCTAATTTATAGCCTAGCCGTATTTGTCCCTTCCTTGGCTGTAGGGGTAAGAAGATTACATGATGTTGATAAATCAGGTTGGTGGTTATTGTTGGTGCTCATTCCGGTTGTTGGTGTGCTGGTACTGATATATTTCGCAGCGACAGAAGGAACTCAAGGTAGTAATCAATACGGGTCTAGCCCGAAGTAA
- a CDS encoding DHH family phosphoesterase: MANQFFERFLTKLDHNKRVIIQPHDFPDHDAVSSSFAMHYLLTQLGYNCVIVYNGYIDRISLKNMIDWLSIDVVHINDSALTPDDKIIVIDGCIGEKNVTDMPGVEVAVIDHHQVDAPDYIWYADIRPNYGSTATIMVEYFQYFNIKIPKAISTALLLGLMFDTNSFTRGVGSADINAMLTLRKDANLILTNKIFRNQLEYQDLSDFKTLLNDVQREGNLTYCILPRCSTQMLGVLGDFLLSLDKIDNVVLITPHHQRAYISLRTECPKTNVASIIKTLLNDAGIGFGGGHKHMAAGVIHSSVSLNNLPRVMKSFRKQLSAS, encoded by the coding sequence ATGGCAAACCAGTTCTTTGAACGTTTTTTAACAAAACTTGACCATAACAAACGCGTAATTATCCAGCCTCATGACTTCCCAGACCATGACGCGGTGTCTTCCTCTTTTGCTATGCATTATTTGTTAACACAGCTTGGGTATAACTGCGTAATCGTCTACAACGGTTATATCGACAGAATATCTCTTAAAAACATGATCGATTGGCTGTCAATTGACGTTGTACATATTAATGATTCAGCGTTAACACCTGATGATAAAATCATTGTAATAGATGGCTGTATTGGGGAGAAGAACGTAACAGATATGCCAGGTGTTGAGGTTGCCGTAATTGATCACCATCAAGTGGACGCGCCAGATTACATTTGGTATGCAGATATAAGGCCTAATTACGGCTCAACCGCTACTATCATGGTGGAATATTTTCAGTACTTTAACATTAAGATCCCTAAAGCTATCTCAACTGCTCTGCTTTTAGGATTAATGTTCGACACGAACAGCTTTACTCGTGGTGTAGGTTCCGCCGACATCAATGCCATGTTAACGTTAAGAAAAGACGCTAACTTAATTCTGACGAACAAAATTTTTAGGAACCAACTCGAATATCAAGATCTGTCGGACTTCAAAACACTATTGAATGATGTACAACGTGAAGGCAATTTAACGTACTGTATATTGCCTCGATGTTCTACACAGATGCTTGGTGTATTGGGCGATTTTTTATTAAGCCTAGACAAAATTGATAATGTCGTTCTTATTACTCCCCATCACCAGCGCGCCTACATATCTTTACGCACCGAATGCCCCAAGACAAATGTTGCGAGCATTATTAAAACGCTTCTCAATGATGCTGGCATTGGTTTTGGAGGGGGTCACAAACATATGGCTGCTGGAGTCATCCACAGTTCCGTGTCTCTAAACAATTTACCTCGGGTGATGAAGAGTTTTCGTAAGCAATTGAGTGCCTCTTAG
- a CDS encoding NADPH-dependent FMN reductase, with translation MKLTIIAGSQRAQSQSLNVAHYLSSVAQPHFDQIKVFDLHEQNLPFWNEGVWGGTDEWAPWREMAKELESSDAFVFITPEWHGMATPALKNFLLLTTDNELAHKPALAVSVSASVNGVYPISELRMTASKNNHVCLLPDHLIFRDIETLLDKEFICKNEHIAERSQYTIGLLAAYAQALQPVHKSMLDAGKPFRYGM, from the coding sequence ATGAAACTGACCATCATTGCGGGAAGCCAACGCGCTCAATCACAAAGTCTTAACGTGGCACACTATTTAAGTTCTGTTGCTCAACCTCATTTCGACCAGATCAAGGTGTTTGATCTGCATGAACAGAACCTGCCATTTTGGAATGAAGGTGTGTGGGGCGGTACTGATGAATGGGCACCGTGGCGTGAAATGGCGAAAGAGCTTGAGTCGTCAGACGCCTTTGTGTTTATCACACCAGAGTGGCATGGAATGGCGACACCGGCATTGAAAAACTTTCTTTTACTAACCACAGACAATGAACTGGCCCATAAGCCGGCACTTGCGGTCAGTGTTTCCGCAAGCGTCAACGGGGTCTACCCGATCAGTGAACTGAGAATGACCGCGAGCAAAAACAATCACGTTTGTCTGCTTCCAGATCACTTAATTTTTCGTGATATAGAAACGTTATTGGATAAGGAATTTATCTGTAAAAATGAGCATATAGCAGAACGAAGCCAATATACCATCGGTTTGCTTGCGGCGTACGCTCAGGCTCTACAGCCGGTTCATAAATCGATGCTTGATGCTGGCAAACCATTTCGCTACGGGATGTGA
- a CDS encoding LPP20 family lipoprotein, translated as MNAFKKINCTVFISCILFLTACQSTSKPDWYEVPKSDTSEYIYAVGEGRSSSQAKKAAANQINERLWTQVESSFYMRETSSEGNKNQNYQTFVDNKINTKTANLTLNGIEYLQQNQNDIGFYVEARVKKSTIRKQLKEELRQLNLAATRELKALNNSDSFLWWLNNKDINEIKEQALVRVGMLSVVDEDNLYKTDDISDLQEKVAQVKSQLFVYIKVKSQDKKMALLMSEKLSSQQITTTFTGNRRTTHTLTLTTERRKNKVGDAYITTLITDVVMRNKHNKTIASNEIISSGNSVTSYKMSSEGAIRHFSEQVETHGLWESIGFN; from the coding sequence TTGAACGCATTTAAAAAAATAAACTGCACTGTATTTATATCTTGCATCCTGTTTCTTACGGCCTGTCAATCAACCAGTAAACCTGATTGGTATGAAGTACCTAAGTCTGATACTTCAGAATATATTTATGCTGTTGGTGAAGGTCGAAGCTCATCTCAGGCGAAAAAGGCGGCGGCAAATCAAATAAATGAAAGACTTTGGACTCAGGTTGAATCTTCATTTTATATGAGAGAAACCTCATCGGAAGGCAATAAAAATCAAAATTATCAGACATTTGTAGATAATAAAATAAATACAAAAACGGCCAATTTAACCTTAAATGGCATCGAGTACCTTCAACAAAATCAAAACGACATTGGTTTTTATGTAGAGGCCAGAGTTAAAAAAAGCACGATACGTAAACAATTAAAAGAAGAATTAAGACAACTGAATCTAGCCGCAACTCGAGAATTGAAAGCGCTTAATAATAGTGATTCGTTTTTATGGTGGCTAAATAATAAAGATATAAATGAAATCAAAGAACAAGCGTTAGTTCGAGTTGGCATGTTATCAGTTGTAGATGAAGACAATCTCTATAAAACAGACGACATTTCAGATTTGCAAGAGAAAGTTGCCCAAGTAAAAAGTCAACTTTTTGTTTATATCAAAGTTAAGTCTCAAGACAAAAAAATGGCTTTATTGATGTCGGAGAAGTTGTCCTCTCAGCAAATAACTACCACTTTCACAGGCAATAGACGTACGACACATACATTAACGTTAACGACAGAAAGACGAAAGAATAAAGTTGGTGACGCGTATATAACAACCTTAATTACAGATGTAGTCATGCGTAACAAACATAATAAAACAATAGCGAGTAATGAGATTATTTCTAGCGGTAATTCTGTTACTAGTTACAAAATGTCAAGTGAAGGTGCTATTCGACATTTTTCAGAACAAGTTGAAACTCATGGCTTATGGGAATCAATAGGCTTTAATTAA
- a CDS encoding LPP20 family lipoprotein: MKKLIISVAVLTSLFGCASNDITVNEAQNFAECTFPDAYEIEAPAWICDVMPKDLAAGATGYAKKSISGMAIMRKIAVNDARTALAARFETDVNNLFKQAIESSVSTSTEAGVNEDVQETVENLTKTVVSKTLTNSRLIVSQVSPTGGLYVLVGMDQAAYDSNVAKVVDEVTGEDSVLWKKFNNEKASEDITNALDSLISK; the protein is encoded by the coding sequence ATGAAAAAATTAATAATTTCCGTTGCAGTATTAACAAGCTTATTCGGTTGTGCGAGTAATGATATAACCGTTAATGAAGCTCAAAATTTTGCCGAATGTACATTCCCTGACGCTTATGAAATTGAAGCTCCAGCATGGATTTGTGACGTGATGCCGAAAGACTTAGCTGCAGGCGCAACGGGTTATGCTAAGAAGAGCATTTCGGGCATGGCGATAATGCGAAAAATTGCAGTGAATGACGCACGCACAGCATTGGCTGCGCGTTTTGAGACGGATGTGAATAATTTATTCAAACAGGCGATTGAGAGTAGTGTGTCTACCTCTACTGAAGCTGGTGTGAATGAAGACGTTCAAGAAACCGTTGAAAACTTAACAAAAACAGTGGTAAGTAAGACCTTAACAAATAGCAGGCTGATTGTTAGTCAAGTGAGCCCTACTGGGGGGCTATATGTGTTGGTTGGCATGGACCAAGCCGCTTATGACAGTAATGTTGCAAAGGTTGTTGATGAAGTGACAGGTGAAGACTCAGTGCTTTGGAAAAAATTTAATAATGAGAAAGCGTCAGAAGACATAACGAATGCTTTAGATTCTCTTATTTCAAAATAA
- a CDS encoding ETEC_3214 domain-containing protein — protein sequence MNSTPPIASPLRNIVKDKWTRTIGLVSLVSLALGSFNDTMEALEKIYNISLSQLTDIPSRNKLSKIYIRASASVLDENYGAPVYIKRSSSDEIIKYYLDDNYLLSAITSDDAIVAYLVFPSQGYEPDTVEHAGEEDLFKQSFSTIESINEVRASFARTGNYYIEENNGGQFGFLYSSVSGFSEFLSPMASNEKKLLSDVVDAQMFEDKLVESVESFRENMTPNFFGYTTLGLASLEEAVLSISEYKLIHKI from the coding sequence CTGAACAGCACGCCGCCGATCGCATCGCCTTTGCGCAATATTGTGAAGGATAAATGGACCCGAACCATAGGCTTAGTTTCCCTTGTCTCTCTTGCACTTGGTAGTTTTAATGACACCATGGAGGCTTTAGAGAAAATATATAACATTTCACTCTCTCAACTCACCGATATACCCTCGAGAAATAAGCTGTCAAAAATTTACATTCGAGCCTCAGCCTCTGTTTTGGATGAGAACTATGGTGCGCCAGTGTATATCAAACGCTCCAGTTCTGATGAAATAATCAAATACTACTTGGATGATAATTATTTGCTGTCAGCTATTACTAGTGATGACGCTATCGTTGCCTACTTAGTTTTTCCTTCTCAAGGCTATGAACCTGATACGGTAGAGCACGCTGGTGAAGAGGATTTGTTTAAACAATCATTTAGCACAATAGAAAGTATCAATGAAGTCCGGGCCTCTTTTGCGAGGACCGGCAACTATTACATTGAAGAAAATAATGGTGGTCAATTCGGATTTCTTTATTCTTCAGTGAGTGGGTTCTCTGAATTTTTGTCACCAATGGCTAGCAATGAAAAAAAATTGTTATCTGATGTTGTTGATGCGCAGATGTTCGAGGATAAATTGGTCGAATCGGTTGAATCATTTCGTGAAAATATGACGCCTAATTTTTTTGGATACACGACACTAGGCTTGGCCTCACTGGAAGAGGCCGTTCTATCTATCTCAGAATACAAGCTTATTCATAAAATATAG
- a CDS encoding transglycosylase SLT domain-containing protein: protein MKKTTITLAILSVILCINVGASTDGFSQLDQETKKLQQPKKEIYQEFHQYLNKYLDEYEAWRDEYTLQIDEQKADLISQWGEGAISGQSTRVDYSKNNTVRTQVDYESNTAVVSVLVNADDNSADAKDLLDSKDIEIDGNILRVEVDKPVVKTITYSTENEKKERAFIVSQTKAQMNDLDVRAERLIRSAIGIPDSFIYERAHKQKLALLNQAKVRVEKLTQLYNEMRLLHGVSASELNNSVEVPKVNSEPAKQTVAVPDEIPSVEPIKQIAVVPDAVPTTELTKPIVPIEKRTTAKKKIVSYKVKLPENSLKKRAKKFTSLAEKEGEAWKVDPALVMAIMHSESSFRPEAKSHIPAFGLMQIVPSSAGHDVNKQVRNIDSPMRAKDLYVPEINVETGAAYLNILNSRYLRSIKDEKSRLYCVISAYNTGAGNVAKAFNTNRSTSVNKAAKIINKMSSDEVYNHLINNLPYDETKNYLKKVNGRIALYK, encoded by the coding sequence ATGAAAAAAACAACTATCACTTTAGCGATCCTTTCAGTAATACTTTGCATTAATGTAGGGGCGAGCACTGATGGGTTTTCTCAACTAGATCAAGAAACAAAAAAACTTCAGCAGCCAAAAAAAGAAATATACCAAGAGTTTCATCAATATCTTAATAAGTACTTAGATGAGTATGAAGCATGGAGAGATGAATACACCCTTCAAATAGACGAACAAAAGGCTGATCTGATCAGTCAATGGGGTGAAGGTGCCATATCTGGTCAATCAACCCGAGTCGATTACTCTAAAAACAATACAGTACGCACGCAAGTAGACTATGAAAGTAATACAGCAGTTGTATCGGTATTGGTTAATGCGGATGACAATAGTGCTGATGCGAAAGACTTACTTGACTCTAAAGACATTGAAATTGATGGGAATATTTTACGTGTTGAAGTAGATAAACCTGTCGTAAAAACAATTACATATTCGACTGAAAATGAGAAAAAAGAGCGCGCGTTTATTGTAAGTCAAACCAAAGCTCAAATGAATGACCTAGACGTGAGAGCGGAACGATTGATTCGTTCGGCGATAGGAATACCGGATAGTTTTATCTATGAACGAGCTCACAAACAGAAATTGGCATTACTGAATCAAGCGAAAGTTCGCGTAGAGAAATTGACTCAACTTTATAACGAGATGAGGTTGCTCCACGGAGTCTCCGCTAGTGAGCTGAACAATTCGGTAGAGGTACCCAAAGTAAATTCTGAACCTGCTAAACAGACCGTCGCCGTTCCAGACGAAATACCAAGTGTTGAACCCATTAAACAGATCGCTGTCGTTCCAGATGCAGTACCAACTACTGAGCTAACTAAGCCGATTGTGCCAATAGAGAAACGTACGACAGCGAAGAAAAAAATAGTGAGCTATAAAGTAAAGCTACCAGAGAATAGTCTGAAGAAAAGGGCGAAAAAGTTCACGTCATTAGCTGAAAAAGAGGGTGAGGCGTGGAAAGTTGACCCCGCATTAGTGATGGCAATTATGCATAGTGAATCGAGTTTTAGACCGGAGGCAAAATCACATATTCCAGCATTTGGTTTAATGCAAATTGTCCCTTCAAGCGCGGGGCATGATGTCAATAAGCAAGTTAGGAATATAGATTCTCCAATGAGGGCGAAAGATCTGTATGTACCAGAGATAAATGTTGAAACAGGAGCCGCTTATCTCAACATTCTTAATTCTAGATATTTACGTAGTATTAAAGATGAGAAAAGCCGTTTGTACTGTGTTATATCGGCATACAACACCGGTGCTGGTAATGTGGCTAAAGCATTTAATACCAATAGATCGACTAGCGTCAATAAAGCGGCGAAGATCATCAATAAGATGAGCTCGGATGAGGTTTACAACCATCTAATCAATAATCTGCCTTACGATGAAACTAAAAATTACCTTAAGAAGGTGAACGGTAGAATTGCCTTATATAAATAA
- a CDS encoding Sapep family Mn(2+)-dependent dipeptidase, which produces MTESNFSTQTLDYLDQNFSVLLNDLSGLIAIPSVRDTATRQSNAPFGQAIREAFDYLISWAEREGFDVRDHEGYALDISFGEGKQEIAILHHVDVVEAGDLNAWLTPAFEMHQQGDVLFGRGVTDNKGPLVASLYILKMFKALNVKLDKKIRVIIGGAEETTWECVEHYFQHNPQPDYGFSPDGDFPIVNGEKGILYTSLQSAFPALNDLGSCQIVSIESERDRTSTCYQLTVSLSGDKAGEVSALFADFAKVTRTNELYRVELSTPWEKSRNPHKVDNCMDQFVHQMRHVEGLDSNSRHLIALLDAWFADSAEGSKLGLAHQDDEMGATTCCVSSINLDQHGYNLDFDFRFPKGLTIDQTRTQLHHLSQQYGVTMIEQQYLPLSYLSPESDLIQAMGKAYSEVTKTDAQCFSKGAASYARALDNGVAFGPTFPGDVTCVHQPNERLSLKSLKKAITIYVKVLISL; this is translated from the coding sequence ATGACGGAAAGCAATTTTTCTACCCAAACACTCGATTATCTTGATCAGAATTTTTCAGTACTGCTCAATGATCTGTCGGGCTTGATTGCTATTCCGTCAGTAAGAGATACCGCGACGCGACAATCCAATGCCCCTTTTGGTCAGGCGATCAGGGAGGCGTTTGATTATCTAATCTCTTGGGCTGAACGAGAAGGCTTTGACGTTCGTGATCACGAAGGTTACGCCTTAGACATTAGCTTTGGTGAAGGGAAGCAAGAGATCGCTATATTGCATCATGTTGACGTTGTTGAAGCAGGCGACTTGAATGCTTGGCTTACGCCAGCATTTGAAATGCATCAACAGGGTGATGTGTTATTCGGCCGAGGTGTTACTGATAATAAAGGGCCCTTGGTTGCGAGCCTGTATATTCTCAAGATGTTTAAAGCGCTCAATGTAAAACTCGATAAGAAGATACGAGTCATCATTGGTGGCGCAGAAGAGACAACTTGGGAATGTGTAGAGCATTATTTTCAACACAATCCTCAACCGGATTATGGTTTCTCTCCAGATGGCGACTTCCCAATCGTTAATGGAGAAAAAGGGATCCTATATACGTCATTACAAAGCGCGTTTCCAGCTCTTAATGACTTAGGTTCCTGTCAGATAGTTAGCATAGAAAGTGAGCGGGATAGAACCTCTACCTGTTATCAACTGACTGTCTCTCTATCTGGTGATAAGGCAGGCGAAGTCTCAGCGTTGTTTGCTGACTTTGCCAAGGTAACTCGAACCAATGAGTTATATCGCGTTGAGCTATCAACGCCGTGGGAGAAATCCCGCAACCCGCATAAAGTGGATAACTGTATGGATCAGTTTGTTCACCAAATGCGGCATGTTGAAGGGTTAGATTCTAATTCTCGACACCTTATTGCGTTGCTTGATGCATGGTTTGCAGATTCAGCGGAAGGGTCGAAGTTAGGGTTGGCTCATCAAGACGATGAAATGGGCGCAACGACGTGTTGTGTCTCCTCCATCAACTTGGATCAACATGGATACAATTTGGATTTTGATTTTCGGTTTCCTAAGGGCCTGACGATCGATCAAACTCGTACCCAACTCCACCATTTATCCCAACAGTATGGAGTGACGATGATCGAACAACAGTACTTACCTCTATCTTACCTCTCTCCCGAAAGTGATCTTATCCAAGCGATGGGAAAAGCGTACTCCGAAGTAACAAAAACGGACGCGCAATGTTTTAGCAAAGGTGCTGCTTCATACGCACGGGCGCTAGACAATGGCGTGGCATTCGGACCGACTTTTCCTGGTGATGTGACTTGTGTTCATCAGCCCAACGAAAGGCTCAGCCTCAAGTCACTAAAAAAAGCAATCACAATATACGTGAAGGTTCTCATATCACTTTAG
- a CDS encoding MarR family winged helix-turn-helix transcriptional regulator: protein MQDQVDHILQQWRDAKPDLDCSSMGIVGRLRRVNRCWKQQLDDVFEQKKMTSIEFDILATLRRNQIPLTPTELYQTLMISSGAMSTRIEILVQRGLIERIASEKDRRSCKVKLTAQGVTELDIALEAHLANMGGMIDVLDSDEQKQLAGLLKKVLLHKVC, encoded by the coding sequence ATGCAGGATCAAGTTGACCACATTTTGCAACAATGGCGCGACGCTAAACCGGATCTAGATTGCTCTTCAATGGGGATTGTTGGTCGTTTACGTCGAGTAAACAGGTGCTGGAAGCAACAGTTGGACGACGTCTTCGAGCAGAAAAAAATGACAAGCATCGAATTTGATATTCTTGCAACGCTGCGTCGCAACCAGATACCACTTACCCCGACCGAGCTTTATCAAACATTGATGATATCGTCCGGAGCCATGAGCACTCGTATTGAAATACTGGTTCAGCGTGGCTTGATAGAAAGAATCGCCAGTGAGAAAGATCGCCGAAGCTGCAAAGTAAAACTGACGGCTCAAGGCGTGACCGAACTTGATATCGCTTTGGAAGCGCATCTCGCGAATATGGGTGGGATGATTGACGTTCTTGATAGCGATGAACAAAAACAGCTCGCTGGATTATTAAAAAAAGTATTACTGCATAAGGTCTGTTGA
- a CDS encoding EamA family transporter codes for MKRIQLLGTMALTAIAPIIWGSTYIVTTELLPENSPLVASTLRALPAGLVLVLLTRMLPTGQWWGRLIVLGFLNIGFFFYCLFFAATYLPGGMAALVMSVQPIIVMALSYVLLNNALSLKQALASLVAIVSVVLLVLNNQAELSASGIVMGLLGTVSMASGVVMTKRWGRPDGMSLLNFTGWQLLFGGLMLLPMAIWLEGPPNEISLNNVLGYGYLSVIGAMLAYSLWFYGIDKLPTITVSFLGFLSSVSAVVLGYVVLEQSLTSLQLLGAVGILISIWLAAPRAAINHPITNNHLITNNHPITINRPITNNQTTTINNAQKESS; via the coding sequence ATGAAAAGGATTCAATTGTTAGGGACGATGGCGCTTACAGCGATTGCACCCATCATTTGGGGAAGCACCTATATTGTAACTACCGAGTTGCTGCCGGAGAATAGCCCGCTTGTCGCTTCAACATTAAGAGCCCTACCTGCGGGTTTGGTGCTAGTGCTGCTAACCCGAATGTTACCTACAGGACAATGGTGGGGGCGACTCATCGTTCTTGGCTTTCTTAATATCGGCTTTTTCTTTTACTGCTTATTTTTTGCCGCTACTTATCTGCCGGGTGGAATGGCAGCTTTAGTGATGTCGGTCCAACCAATCATAGTTATGGCACTGAGTTACGTTTTGCTTAATAACGCATTAAGCCTTAAGCAAGCTCTCGCGAGCCTAGTCGCCATCGTTAGCGTCGTTCTATTGGTTCTTAATAATCAAGCAGAGTTAAGCGCAAGTGGGATAGTGATGGGACTTTTGGGCACAGTTAGCATGGCCTCTGGAGTGGTGATGACGAAACGCTGGGGCAGGCCGGATGGAATGTCGCTATTAAATTTCACTGGATGGCAGTTGCTATTTGGTGGGTTGATGTTGCTACCTATGGCGATCTGGCTGGAAGGGCCACCGAACGAAATCAGCCTGAATAATGTACTCGGTTATGGCTATTTAAGTGTTATAGGGGCAATGCTGGCCTATTCGTTATGGTTTTACGGAATAGACAAGTTGCCCACTATTACGGTCTCTTTTCTCGGCTTTTTAAGCAGCGTTTCAGCGGTCGTTCTTGGCTACGTTGTTCTGGAACAGTCATTAACATCGTTACAGTTGCTAGGTGCTGTCGGCATTTTAATCTCTATTTGGTTAGCGGCTCCAAGGGCCGCTATCAATCATCCTATTACTAACAATCATCTTATTACTAACAATCACCCTATTACTATCAATAGACCAATTACGAATAACCAAACCACGACAATAAATAACGCTCAAAAGGAATCATCATGA
- a CDS encoding DUF1772 domain-containing protein, producing MATGLLAGGLLTEARILVPYWRQMPTEDFLKLHHTMAPSLYRYFAPLTVMGTISPILACIFVSAPNRVVESAWLISAVSALLLLGFYLFFFRSANNTFSKTTDVEVAKPILEKWASMHTIRTWIACVSFLSAILASIMA from the coding sequence GTGGCTACAGGCCTTTTAGCGGGTGGATTATTAACCGAAGCTCGCATACTCGTACCTTATTGGCGACAAATGCCGACAGAAGATTTTTTGAAACTTCACCATACAATGGCACCGAGCCTCTACCGCTACTTTGCTCCATTAACGGTGATGGGAACCATTTCCCCTATCCTTGCATGCATTTTTGTATCAGCCCCAAACAGGGTCGTTGAGTCTGCGTGGCTCATTAGTGCAGTGAGTGCATTACTATTATTAGGCTTTTATCTGTTCTTTTTTCGCAGTGCCAATAACACATTCTCGAAGACAACCGATGTCGAGGTTGCAAAACCTATATTAGAAAAATGGGCATCTATGCACACCATTAGAACGTGGATTGCATGCGTCAGTTTTTTATCAGCGATACTTGCCAGCATTATGGCTTAA